In a single window of the Massilia oculi genome:
- a CDS encoding class I SAM-dependent methyltransferase, translated as MHRTRSSHCDTSHPRRALPILLACLSALALLSSASIEAGAQAVAADTRYERVVASPDGIGKRYMGREIAGVMGWQGAQWLERESRAHEERPELLLRELALAPGMTVADIGAGTGYYTWQLAKKVGPGGRVYAVDVQPEMIGMLDSQMAKRGVRNVVSVLGSETTVKLPPASVDLAIMVDVYHELAYPAEVLDSIVSALKPGGRVVFVEYRAEDPAVAIKPLHKMSETQVRREATAHGLKWERSIRSLPIQHAIVFRKP; from the coding sequence ATGCACCGCACCCGCTCGAGCCATTGCGACACCAGCCACCCCCGCCGTGCCCTACCCATCCTGCTGGCCTGTCTGTCGGCGCTGGCGCTGCTGTCATCGGCCAGTATCGAAGCCGGGGCACAGGCAGTGGCCGCCGATACGCGCTATGAGCGCGTCGTGGCCAGCCCGGATGGCATCGGAAAACGGTATATGGGTCGCGAGATTGCTGGCGTGATGGGGTGGCAGGGCGCGCAATGGTTGGAGCGCGAAAGCCGCGCACACGAGGAGCGGCCGGAACTGCTTTTGCGTGAACTTGCGCTGGCGCCCGGCATGACGGTGGCCGATATCGGCGCTGGCACCGGCTACTACACCTGGCAGCTGGCAAAAAAGGTCGGGCCCGGCGGCCGTGTGTATGCAGTCGACGTGCAGCCTGAAATGATCGGCATGCTCGACAGCCAGATGGCAAAGCGCGGCGTGCGCAACGTGGTCTCGGTGCTTGGCAGCGAAACCACCGTCAAACTGCCGCCGGCCAGCGTCGACCTGGCAATCATGGTCGATGTCTATCATGAGCTCGCCTATCCCGCGGAAGTCCTCGACAGCATCGTCAGCGCCCTCAAGCCGGGCGGGCGTGTCGTCTTCGTCGAATATCGCGCCGAGGATCCGGCAGTCGCGATCAAGCCACTGCATAAGATGAGCGAGACGCAGGTGCGGCGTGAAGCCACGGCGCATGGCCTGAAATGGGAACGCAGCATCAGGTCGCTGCCGATCCAGCATGCGATCGTGTTTCGGAAGCCCTGA